A single window of Vigna radiata var. radiata cultivar VC1973A chromosome 4, Vradiata_ver6, whole genome shotgun sequence DNA harbors:
- the LOC106758628 gene encoding uncharacterized protein LOC106758628 has protein sequence MGGGGGDHGHGNGDFRTKVWSMTGGPYCRPKHWKRNTAIAMFGVVLVCIPIAMKSAELEQRPHHPVRPIPSQLWCKNFGTKDYEQSE, from the exons ATGGGCGGTGGAGGCGGCGATCACGGCCATGGAAACGGCGATTTCAGGACCAAGGTGTGGAGTATGACCGGTGGCCCTTACTGTCGTCCCAAACACTGGAAGCGAAACACTGCCATTGCCATGTTCGGCGTCGTCCTCGTCTGCATCCCCATCGCCATGAAATCCGCTGAACTTGAG cAACGACCGCATCATCCAGTTCGCCCCATCCCTTCTCAACTCTGGTGCAAGAACTTTGGAACTAAAGATTATGAACAATCGGAATAA